From Pantanalinema sp.:
GCCCTGGATCGTGTATCCGGTGAATCGTGTTGCAACGGTGAGTGTGCTACCGAATAGCAATCCAGTCATTGATATTCACCTGATCGATGTCTCGAAGCCTGTTTCCGTTGAAGCCACCGGCAGTTTCAGCAGCGCGGGTGTATACGATGCCATGAGCTATGACTGGCACCGCTTCGCGACGGCGCCGAATCTGGTTTACCGCATCTCCTACGATGCATCTCAGTACGGCTCGGGCGGTGCGCAAAAGCTCATGATTTTCGATATGAGCGGCACCCAGCTCTTCCAGAGCGACGCCGCGACGGATTCCTACACGTTTGCCTCGGCGGCAAGCAACAGCCTCTACGTCTATACGCCCTACGGGAATACCCTCGTGGATGTGACGACCGAGACCCTAGGCGCCAACCAGTCCCTCTACAACGCGACCATCCAGTACGGCCAGTAGGTCTTCAACAACGGGACAAGGGTGGAGCCTCATCTCGGGGTTCCACCCTTGCCTTGTTCTCCTTGCTCGGAGGCATGGATCTTGACGCCTGAATTTATTCCTTATAGGGTATAAAATTAGTAGTAAGGTTCGGCTCGTGGGAGGATTTGCCATGGCTGTGAGAGTGACGCCAATGCTTGCAGTGCTGCGGGCCAAGAAGGGCCGGATCAGCCAGACTGAACTCTCTCGCCAAACGGGGATCACCCAGAAGCAGCTGAGCGCCCTCGAGAGCGGGAAGACCAAGGGGATCGAGTTCTCGACCCTGGCGAAGCTCTGCGACTTCTTCGGCTGCACGCCCAACGACTTGCTTGCCATCGAGCAAGAAGAACCCCTCACCCCGGCGGAACTCGCCGAGGCAGACGCGCTCATCGCCCGAAGCCTGGCACGGGCGATGGGACAAGGTGCCCAGTCGCCCGAGGTGATCTGGGAGCGATTCGAGTTGACCCGATCGCGGATCGCCGCCGAAGCGGAAAAAGTGAGCGAGCCGGGCGATCGCAAGCGTGCTTGAGGTTGTCCTCGATACCTCGGTCTTCACGGCAGCCCTCATGAGCCCGAACCGCGAGAGCGCGCCGAACCGGATCCTGGATGCCTGGCGTGGGGGGCGCTTCACGCTGGTGATGGCGCCGCAGCTCCTGCGCGAACTCGTCGCGACGCTGCGTCGCAGACGGATCCCGGACGAAGTCCTGGAGGATCTGGTGGAGGCCATCGGCCTGGTGGCGCTGCATATCCCCGGGAGTTACGTGGCGACCCGCCTCGATGCCATCGATCCAGCGGACAACATGTTCCTGGCTGCTGCAATCGAGGGCCATGCCGATTACCTGGTGAGCCTGGATCGGCACTTGCTGCACCTCAAGCACTATCACGGCTCGCAGATCCGCACACCGGCCCTGTTCTTACGACAGTTGAACCGTCCATGAAAAGAGCGGGCAGCCAAAATGGGCCGCCCGCTCTTTGATCGATGAAATTTACTTCGAGACGGCCTGGAAGGCGTCGATGCGGCCGTT
This genomic window contains:
- a CDS encoding helix-turn-helix transcriptional regulator; protein product: MLAVLRAKKGRISQTELSRQTGITQKQLSALESGKTKGIEFSTLAKLCDFFGCTPNDLLAIEQEEPLTPAELAEADALIARSLARAMGQGAQSPEVIWERFELTRSRIAAEAEKVSEPGDRKRA
- a CDS encoding putative toxin-antitoxin system toxin component, PIN family, whose translation is MLEVVLDTSVFTAALMSPNRESAPNRILDAWRGGRFTLVMAPQLLRELVATLRRRRIPDEVLEDLVEAIGLVALHIPGSYVATRLDAIDPADNMFLAAAIEGHADYLVSLDRHLLHLKHYHGSQIRTPALFLRQLNRP